The Beijerinckiaceae bacterium RH AL1 genome has a segment encoding these proteins:
- a CDS encoding KsdD-like steroid dehydrogenase (source:Prodigal:2.6;~ID:RHAL1_03078) codes for MSHDAIVIGAGLAGLVAATELADAGRRVLVLDQEPAQSLGGQAFWSLGGLFLVNSPEQRRLRIRDSHDLAWQDWCGTAGFDRDEDHWPRRWAEAYVAFAAGEKRAWLHAMGLRIFPSSAGPSAAAATPRGRATRCRASTSPGARGPACWRRSCAARGRPRPGA; via the coding sequence ATGAGCCACGACGCCATCGTCATTGGCGCAGGCCTCGCCGGCCTCGTGGCGGCGACCGAGCTGGCGGATGCCGGCCGGCGCGTGCTCGTGCTCGACCAGGAGCCGGCGCAGAGCCTCGGCGGCCAGGCGTTCTGGTCGCTCGGCGGCCTCTTCCTCGTCAACTCGCCGGAGCAGCGGCGCTTGCGCATCCGCGACTCGCACGATCTCGCCTGGCAGGACTGGTGCGGCACGGCCGGCTTCGACCGCGACGAGGATCACTGGCCGCGGCGCTGGGCGGAGGCCTACGTCGCCTTTGCCGCGGGCGAGAAGCGGGCGTGGCTGCACGCCATGGGGCTGCGCATCTTCCCGTCGTCGGCTGGGCCGAGCGCGGCGGCGGCCACGCCTCGGGGCCGGGCAACTCGGTGCCGCGCTTCCACGTCACCTGGGGCACGGGGCCCGGCGTGCTGGCGCCGTTCCTGCGCCGCGCGCGGGAGGCCGAGGCCAGGGGCCTGA